In one window of Chitinophagales bacterium DNA:
- a CDS encoding 1-acyl-sn-glycerol-3-phosphate acyltransferase, giving the protein MQSCLRIFFSDIRVSGQTGLNQLKGPLMIVANHPDSFLDGIAIATQCASPAYFLARGDVFRKKPLYKKILSSLHVIPVHRLSEGKDHLHENEETFNACKAILRNKGIVIIFIEGICVLSHELQPFKKGTARIVQGSWDEGVPTKVLPVGLYYETLHGVGKSLQIITGPVLSRDDFPKETVLPRQLKTFNDVLYAQINQLMKSRVPVQTNTNTFLLLLTRLLHAPVYYPISQFIRQKTKGTVFYDSVLFGALLLLYPWYLLLILGLLLWLGIPFISAIIIVVLFPLTAYFSRSAVYGNKP; this is encoded by the coding sequence GTGCAATCTTGTCTGAGGATATTCTTTTCAGACATCCGTGTATCTGGTCAAACAGGGTTGAATCAGTTGAAAGGGCCATTGATGATCGTGGCAAACCACCCCGATTCTTTCTTAGATGGTATCGCCATCGCTACACAGTGTGCATCACCCGCTTATTTTCTGGCCAGAGGCGATGTGTTTCGGAAGAAGCCTTTGTATAAAAAAATTCTTTCCAGCCTGCATGTGATACCTGTTCACCGCCTCAGTGAAGGAAAAGATCATTTGCATGAGAACGAAGAAACTTTTAATGCCTGTAAAGCTATTCTGCGCAACAAAGGCATTGTCATCATTTTTATAGAAGGCATTTGTGTGCTGAGTCACGAACTACAGCCTTTCAAAAAAGGCACTGCCCGAATTGTGCAGGGCAGCTGGGATGAAGGCGTGCCTACCAAAGTATTGCCGGTGGGCTTGTATTATGAAACCTTGCATGGTGTAGGTAAATCCTTGCAGATTATCACGGGTCCGGTATTGAGTAGAGATGATTTTCCAAAGGAAACAGTATTGCCCCGGCAACTCAAGACTTTCAATGATGTCTTGTATGCGCAAATCAATCAGCTGATGAAAAGCCGTGTGCCTGTACAGACAAACACAAATACTTTTTTATTGCTATTGACGAGGTTGCTACATGCGCCTGTCTATTATCCCATCAGTCAGTTTATCCGACAAAAAACCAAAGGCACAGTATTTTATGATTCAGTACTCTTTGGCGCTTTATTGTTGCTTTACCCATGGTATCTCTTGCTGATTTTGGGGCTCTTATTGTGGTTGGGAATACCGTTTATCTCAGCGATTATTATTGTTGTATTATTTCCGCTAACTGCCTATTTTTCTCGCTCAGCAGTTTATGGCAACAAGCCATAA
- a CDS encoding serine hydrolase: MSHRLRILLLALLPLAVLAQKKYYPDADWQTKTPAELGMNTQLVDSAIRLAINSETKMDVDLRLANYKAYVREPGYQILGPMKDRGKPAGLIIKNGYIIGQWGDVQRVDMTFSVAKSYLSTVAGLAADAKLIRSVDEPVRNYVWNEYFEGPHNSKVTWRHLLTQSSDWSGCLFGVCDWADRPPREGSIDDWRNRKLIEPGTVFEYNDVRVNLLAYSLLQVFRKPLPTVFKEKIMDPIGASTTWRWYGYENSYVPMDGLMVQSISGGGHFGGGLFINTVDHARFGLLFARHGMWKEQQLISKSWIDAAHQPSAANKAYGYLWWTNEDDRLKGFPKQLFYANGFGGNYIVIDQEKDLVIVARWLDDSKLSDLVNLVEKAITK, from the coding sequence ATGAGCCATCGTTTGCGCATTCTCTTACTGGCATTACTGCCCTTAGCTGTTCTAGCACAAAAGAAGTATTATCCCGATGCCGACTGGCAAACAAAAACGCCTGCCGAGTTGGGCATGAATACACAACTGGTAGATAGTGCCATTCGCCTCGCCATCAATAGTGAAACCAAAATGGATGTAGACCTAAGGCTTGCCAATTACAAAGCCTATGTGCGTGAGCCGGGCTATCAGATATTGGGACCGATGAAAGATCGCGGGAAGCCTGCCGGACTCATCATCAAGAATGGTTATATCATTGGCCAGTGGGGCGATGTGCAGCGTGTGGATATGACTTTCAGCGTAGCGAAAAGCTATTTATCTACTGTTGCTGGTCTGGCTGCAGATGCAAAACTGATTCGCTCTGTAGATGAACCTGTACGCAACTACGTATGGAACGAATATTTTGAAGGTCCACACAACAGCAAAGTCACCTGGCGCCATTTACTAACGCAATCTTCTGATTGGTCGGGCTGTTTGTTTGGTGTATGCGATTGGGCCGACAGGCCGCCACGCGAAGGCAGTATTGATGATTGGCGCAATAGAAAATTGATAGAACCCGGAACCGTGTTTGAATACAATGATGTGCGTGTGAACCTGTTGGCGTATAGCTTACTGCAGGTATTCCGCAAACCATTGCCAACTGTGTTCAAAGAAAAAATCATGGACCCAATTGGTGCATCCACAACCTGGCGCTGGTATGGATATGAGAATTCGTATGTGCCCATGGACGGACTGATGGTGCAATCCATCAGCGGTGGTGGGCATTTTGGTGGAGGTCTTTTCATCAACACAGTGGATCATGCAAGATTTGGTTTGCTCTTTGCACGTCATGGTATGTGGAAGGAACAACAATTGATTTCCAAATCATGGATTGATGCAGCACATCAACCATCCGCTGCCAACAAAGCCTATGGTTATCTCTGGTGGACTAATGAAGATGATCGCCTCAAAGGTTTTCCTAAGCAATTGTTCTATGCGAATGGATTTGGTGGCAACTACATCGTTATTGATCAGGAAAAAGATCTGGTGATTGTGGCCAGATGGTTGGATGATAGTAAACTAAGTGATCTGGTGAATTTGGTTGAGAAAGCCATCACCAAATAA
- a CDS encoding GNAT family N-acetyltransferase, whose protein sequence is MSKIILRPWQQEDAQALAAIANNRKVWDNVRDYFPTPYTVLDAMNWLESIRKTRPILNFAILFQGRIAGNIGIVPKDDVYRMSVEIGYFIGEEFWGKGIATEATRLLVEYIEKEFTIVRIYAEVFETNKASMRVLQKNGFYLEGIRRKAVIKNGVIMDDYVWVKLIK, encoded by the coding sequence ATGAGCAAGATTATTTTGCGCCCCTGGCAACAGGAAGACGCACAGGCTTTGGCGGCTATTGCGAATAATAGAAAAGTGTGGGATAATGTGCGCGATTATTTTCCAACACCTTACACGGTACTGGATGCCATGAACTGGTTGGAGAGCATTCGAAAAACAAGACCCATTCTCAATTTTGCTATTTTGTTTCAGGGTAGAATTGCCGGTAATATTGGCATTGTACCTAAGGATGATGTATATAGAATGAGTGTAGAGATCGGATATTTTATCGGTGAAGAATTCTGGGGAAAGGGTATTGCAACGGAAGCTACGCGCTTATTGGTAGAGTATATCGAAAAGGAGTTTACTATAGTGCGCATTTATGCGGAAGTCTTTGAAACAAACAAAGCCAGTATGCGTGTGTTACAAAAGAATGGATTTTATTTAGAAGGCATCCGCAGAAAAGCCGTGATCAAAAACGGAGTGATCATGGATGATTATGTTTGGGTGAAATTGATCAAATAA
- a CDS encoding M28 family peptidase: protein MRKSLFSAALLLAASAFAQQPITGFSAKAAQEQAALEAKFDAQLSAQRIGQYIKDMSSRPHHVGSPGGEAVAQYLLSKFKSFGLDARIETYQVLFPTPKTRVLEMTGPTTYKAILKEPALKEDATSAQTKEQLDIYNCWSADGDVSGELVYVNFGLPEDYEKLASMGIDVKGKIVIARYGRSWRGIKPKVAQEHGAVGCIIYSDPKEDGYYQGDVYPKGAWKNEYGAQRGSVMDMVIYPGDPLTPNVGATADAKRLKREEATNLLKIPVLPIGYKDALPLLSALEGPVVPEEWRGALPITYHAGPGKAKVHLKLEFDWQIRPAHNVIAMVKGAQYPDQWVIRGNHHDAWVNGADDPISGMAALLEEAYAVGELMKTGWRPKRTMVFCGWDAEEPGLLGSTEWVEDHAKELQEKTVVYINSDGNSRGFLGAGGSHALETFVTEVARDIEDPQTKVSVLERKKAQEAARAGSVAAKKAALSSKGLKLGALGSGSDYSPFFQHLGIPSLNIGYGGEGEGGSYHSIYDSYDHYARFKDPGFAYCHALAKTTGRAALRMANADIVPFDFRSLHKTIQGYAGEVMALTDQLRETTAVENQLIAEKKYVLAADPTEVYHAPTAKEPVPYLDFSSLQNALAALEKAANSNATAIAKQQGSASLNQALYKAEQVLLSPNGLPRRAWYRHTIYAPGFYTGYGVKTLPGIREAIEQREWKEAQEQIKITAAAIQDLANYLAAIK, encoded by the coding sequence ATGAGAAAATCTTTGTTCAGTGCGGCATTGTTATTGGCCGCATCGGCATTCGCCCAACAACCCATTACCGGCTTTTCAGCCAAAGCAGCACAAGAGCAAGCCGCATTGGAAGCAAAGTTTGACGCTCAATTAAGTGCACAGCGCATTGGTCAGTACATCAAAGACATGAGCTCCAGACCACACCATGTGGGTTCACCCGGTGGCGAAGCGGTTGCACAATACTTGTTGAGCAAGTTCAAATCATTTGGATTAGATGCACGTATTGAAACCTATCAGGTATTGTTTCCTACACCTAAGACAAGGGTGTTGGAAATGACAGGCCCTACTACTTATAAAGCCATTCTGAAAGAACCAGCATTGAAGGAAGATGCTACAAGCGCACAAACAAAAGAGCAACTTGATATTTACAATTGTTGGAGTGCCGATGGAGATGTGAGTGGCGAACTGGTGTATGTAAACTTTGGTCTGCCTGAAGATTATGAGAAACTCGCTAGCATGGGTATTGATGTGAAGGGTAAAATTGTGATTGCACGTTATGGTCGCTCCTGGAGGGGCATTAAGCCCAAAGTAGCACAGGAACATGGTGCAGTGGGTTGTATCATTTATTCTGATCCCAAAGAAGATGGCTATTACCAAGGTGATGTATATCCCAAGGGTGCATGGAAAAATGAATATGGTGCACAGCGTGGTTCGGTGATGGATATGGTGATCTATCCCGGTGATCCGCTTACGCCGAATGTGGGCGCTACAGCTGATGCCAAAAGATTGAAGCGCGAAGAAGCCACCAACTTATTGAAGATTCCGGTATTGCCAATTGGGTATAAAGATGCATTGCCTTTGTTGTCTGCATTAGAGGGGCCGGTTGTGCCGGAAGAATGGCGCGGTGCATTACCGATTACCTATCATGCTGGTCCGGGCAAAGCCAAAGTGCATTTGAAACTGGAATTCGATTGGCAGATTCGTCCCGCACATAATGTGATTGCGATGGTGAAAGGTGCACAGTATCCTGATCAGTGGGTGATTCGTGGTAACCATCACGATGCATGGGTGAATGGTGCGGATGATCCCATCAGTGGTATGGCCGCTTTGTTAGAAGAAGCGTATGCGGTGGGTGAACTGATGAAGACCGGCTGGAGACCCAAGCGTACCATGGTGTTCTGCGGTTGGGATGCGGAAGAGCCCGGTTTGTTGGGCTCTACAGAATGGGTGGAAGATCATGCGAAAGAATTGCAAGAGAAAACAGTTGTGTATATCAACTCTGATGGAAATAGTCGCGGTTTCTTGGGTGCAGGTGGATCACATGCATTGGAAACTTTTGTTACAGAAGTAGCACGTGATATAGAAGATCCACAAACCAAAGTGAGTGTACTGGAGCGCAAGAAAGCACAGGAAGCAGCAAGAGCAGGTTCTGTTGCAGCGAAGAAAGCAGCACTTAGCAGCAAGGGATTGAAATTGGGTGCACTGGGTTCTGGTTCTGATTACTCGCCTTTCTTTCAACACTTGGGTATTCCCTCTTTGAATATTGGTTATGGTGGTGAAGGCGAAGGTGGTTCTTACCATTCTATTTATGATTCTTACGATCACTATGCACGATTTAAAGATCCGGGTTTTGCATATTGCCATGCATTGGCAAAAACGACTGGTCGCGCTGCATTGCGTATGGCCAATGCAGATATAGTGCCATTTGATTTTAGAAGCTTGCACAAAACCATTCAGGGATATGCTGGTGAAGTGATGGCATTGACCGATCAGCTGCGTGAAACTACTGCAGTAGAAAATCAATTGATCGCTGAAAAGAAATATGTGCTGGCTGCTGATCCAACTGAAGTATACCATGCACCCACTGCTAAGGAACCTGTTCCATATTTAGACTTTTCTTCTTTGCAAAATGCATTGGCTGCTTTGGAGAAAGCGGCTAACAGCAATGCTACTGCTATTGCCAAACAACAGGGCAGTGCATCATTGAATCAGGCTTTGTACAAAGCTGAGCAAGTATTGTTATCACCCAATGGTTTACCACGCAGGGCTTGGTATCGTCATACCATTTATGCGCCGGGTTTTTATACCGGCTATGGTGTGAAAACCTTACCCGGCATTCGCGAAGCCATTGAGCAGCGCGAGTGGAAAGAAGCACAGGAGCAAATCAAGATAACTGCAGCTGCGATTCAAGATTTAGCAAACTATCTTGCAGCTATAAAATAA
- a CDS encoding glycosyl hydrolase 53 family protein: MKKMLWLIVPAALLMSSCAKSQTAPQTDSNYTWNQFSMGVDLSYVNAIEDAGGKYFQSSVAKDPFAIMQSMGANTVRVRIWHNPQWLAALNNNRFYSDLYDAEKTIRRAKTLGMAVNLDFHYSDDWADPAHQNIPAAWQNANLAVLKDSVYQYTLRVLNYLAAKNLTPEMVQVGNETNGGMLWPIGRINNDQNWSSFGQLINSGVKAVRNFSASSSIKPKIILHVAQIQNTRGWIQSLQQKGNVADYDILGVSHYYKWSDVNNMNSISDSVRSLRNYTGKDVMIVETAFPWTNDNADNYNNMLYQTTSEVAGYAISPAGQAAYLRDLTQAVITGGGKGVMYWEPAWITSNLRDPWGVGSTWENATYFDFRGNLLTGIDYMKRKYIFPR; this comes from the coding sequence ATGAAAAAGATGCTTTGGCTGATTGTCCCTGCTGCCCTCCTGATGAGCTCCTGTGCCAAATCGCAAACAGCCCCACAAACCGATAGTAACTATACCTGGAACCAGTTTTCCATGGGTGTTGATCTATCTTATGTGAATGCAATTGAAGATGCTGGTGGTAAATATTTTCAAAGTAGTGTAGCCAAAGATCCTTTTGCCATTATGCAGTCGATGGGTGCAAATACAGTACGTGTGCGTATCTGGCATAACCCACAATGGCTGGCAGCATTAAACAACAATCGTTTTTACAGCGATCTATATGATGCAGAAAAAACCATTCGCAGAGCCAAGACTTTGGGTATGGCGGTGAACTTAGATTTTCATTATTCTGATGATTGGGCCGATCCTGCACACCAAAATATTCCAGCTGCATGGCAAAACGCCAATTTAGCCGTACTCAAAGATTCTGTGTATCAATACACTTTGCGCGTACTGAATTATCTCGCTGCAAAAAACCTAACACCTGAGATGGTACAAGTGGGCAATGAAACCAATGGTGGTATGCTCTGGCCTATTGGGAGAATTAACAATGATCAGAACTGGTCTTCCTTTGGTCAGCTCATCAATAGCGGCGTGAAAGCGGTACGCAATTTCTCAGCTTCCAGTAGTATTAAGCCTAAGATTATTCTGCATGTTGCACAAATTCAAAATACAAGGGGATGGATACAATCGCTCCAGCAAAAGGGTAATGTTGCTGATTATGATATTCTCGGCGTCTCACACTATTATAAGTGGAGCGATGTGAACAACATGAACAGTATCAGCGATTCAGTACGCAGCCTGCGCAACTACACCGGAAAAGATGTAATGATTGTGGAAACAGCTTTCCCCTGGACCAACGATAATGCAGACAATTACAACAATATGTTGTATCAAACCACGAGTGAAGTAGCCGGCTATGCGATTAGTCCTGCCGGACAAGCAGCTTATCTGCGCGACCTCACACAAGCTGTCATCACAGGTGGCGGAAAAGGTGTGATGTATTGGGAACCTGCATGGATCACTTCCAATCTGCGCGATCCTTGGGGCGTAGGCAGTACTTGGGAGAATGCCACTTATTTCGATTTCAGAGGCAATCTGCTCACAGGTATTGATTACATGAAACGCAAATACATATTTCCTCGTTGA
- the uvrB gene encoding excinuclease ABC subunit UvrB, whose amino-acid sequence MPFELHAPYQPSGDQPSAIRQLTDTILEGEQFQTLLGVTGSGKTFTMANVIQNVQRPTLVLTHNKTLVAQLYGEFKQFFPNNAVGYFVSYYDYYQPEAYMPVSDTYIEKDLSINEELDKLRLQATSELLSGRRDIIVVASVSCIYGMGNPTEFENGIIRIHKGQVISRQGFLHALVGSLYSRSQGDFNRGTFRVKGDTVDINLPYVDYGYRITFFGDEIEEIESIEKTTAKRIGTMDNAAIFPANLYLAPKDMMQQIMHEIQDEMMLQVEYFKNNGKVIEAQRLKERVEYDLEMMRELGYCNGIENYSRFFDRRRPGTRPFCLLDYFPKDFLCIIDESHQTIPQVAGMYGGDRSRKMVLVDYGFRLPSALDNRPLNFHEFENLIGQTVFVSATPGDYELEKTGGVVVEQVVRPTGLLDPPIEIRPSVNQIDDLLDEIDKRVKKGDRVLVTTLTKRMAEEMDKYLGRIRIKSKYIHSDVDTLERVEILRQLRLGEIDVLVGVNLLREGLDLPEVSLVAILDADKEGFLRNEKSLTQTAGRAARNVEGLVIFYADTMTESMQRTIDETNRRREKQIAYNIEHGITPKTVKKSIEQIMKQTSVLDIKGYDEKNPYAMVDEGVVNAAAEEQYEYKTIPQLEKVIAKTRKEMEKAARDLDFMEAARLRDMLFAYEKELKTLQK is encoded by the coding sequence ATGCCTTTTGAATTACATGCACCCTATCAGCCTTCAGGCGATCAACCTAGCGCGATTCGTCAGCTTACAGATACAATTCTGGAAGGTGAACAATTCCAAACCCTGCTGGGGGTAACCGGGAGTGGTAAAACTTTTACCATGGCCAATGTGATTCAAAACGTACAACGCCCCACACTGGTGCTAACACACAACAAGACGCTAGTAGCGCAGCTATACGGAGAGTTCAAGCAATTCTTTCCTAACAATGCAGTGGGCTATTTCGTGAGCTATTACGATTACTATCAGCCGGAAGCCTATATGCCGGTGAGCGATACCTATATTGAAAAAGACCTTAGCATTAATGAAGAATTGGATAAGCTGCGATTACAAGCAACTTCTGAATTACTGAGTGGCAGAAGAGACATTATTGTAGTGGCGAGTGTGAGTTGTATTTATGGTATGGGTAACCCTACTGAGTTTGAAAATGGTATCATTCGTATTCACAAAGGTCAGGTTATTTCTCGCCAAGGTTTTCTGCATGCATTGGTGGGTAGTTTGTACAGCAGGAGCCAAGGTGATTTTAACCGTGGTACTTTCCGCGTAAAAGGTGATACGGTTGACATCAATCTGCCTTATGTAGATTATGGCTATCGCATTACATTCTTTGGTGATGAGATTGAAGAAATTGAAAGTATTGAGAAGACTACGGCTAAGCGAATCGGTACAATGGACAATGCAGCCATCTTCCCCGCAAACTTATACCTGGCACCGAAAGACATGATGCAGCAAATCATGCATGAGATTCAGGATGAGATGATGCTGCAGGTGGAATACTTCAAGAACAATGGAAAGGTTATAGAAGCGCAGCGCTTAAAAGAAAGAGTGGAGTATGATTTAGAGATGATGCGAGAGCTGGGTTATTGCAATGGTATTGAAAACTATTCGCGTTTCTTCGATAGGAGAAGACCGGGCACCAGACCATTCTGTTTATTGGATTATTTCCCCAAAGATTTTCTCTGCATTATTGATGAGAGTCACCAAACCATACCGCAAGTAGCGGGTATGTATGGTGGTGATAGAAGCAGAAAGATGGTGCTGGTGGATTATGGATTCAGACTACCTTCTGCATTGGATAACCGTCCGCTTAATTTTCATGAATTTGAAAACCTGATTGGGCAAACGGTTTTTGTAAGTGCCACACCCGGTGATTATGAATTAGAGAAAACAGGTGGTGTTGTGGTAGAACAAGTCGTAAGACCAACCGGCTTGTTAGATCCGCCAATTGAGATCAGGCCGAGTGTGAACCAGATTGATGATTTACTGGATGAGATTGATAAACGCGTGAAGAAGGGTGATCGTGTATTGGTGACTACGCTGACGAAACGAATGGCCGAGGAGATGGATAAATACCTGGGTCGTATTCGCATCAAGAGTAAGTACATCCATAGCGATGTGGATACACTGGAACGTGTAGAGATACTGCGTCAATTAAGATTGGGCGAGATTGATGTGTTGGTAGGTGTAAACTTATTGCGGGAAGGGTTGGATTTGCCGGAAGTTTCGCTCGTAGCTATTCTGGATGCAGATAAAGAAGGTTTTCTGCGCAATGAAAAATCGCTGACGCAGACTGCGGGCCGGGCTGCGCGAAATGTAGAAGGCCTTGTGATATTCTATGCTGATACCATGACAGAGAGTATGCAGCGCACCATTGATGAGACAAACCGAAGAAGAGAGAAGCAGATCGCTTACAATATTGAACACGGCATCACACCCAAGACAGTGAAGAAGAGTATTGAGCAGATCATGAAGCAGACCAGCGTACTGGATATTAAGGGTTATGATGAGAAAAACCCCTATGCGATGGTGGATGAGGGTGTGGTTAATGCTGCGGCAGAAGAGCAGTATGAGTATAAGACCATTCCTCAGCTGGAAAAAGTGATTGCCAAAACCCGGAAAGAGATGGAAAAAGCCGCACGCGATCTGGATTTTATGGAAGCTGCCCGTCTGCGGGATATGTTGTTTGCTTATGAAAAAGAGCTAAAAACCCTGCAGAAGTAA
- a CDS encoding amidase, with translation MRKLLCLFVLCATTAQLQAQDTIRKSEIPVVAKFADLSFTQQEIDSMFDGVKENVFEIRKMHKYPLNNSTPMSMWQSPVVAGMQFDLKQQPINWEIPANVSLPANRNELAFYSVMQLASLIKNKKISSVELTKFFIERIRKYGDTLQCVISVTEEIAMQQAKEADALIAKGKYKGPLHGIPYGLKDLFAVKGTKTTWGAAPYKDQIIDEDATVYNKLRDAGAVLVAKFTLGALAMGDRWYGGRTNNPWNLRYGSSGSSAGSASATVAGLVPFAIGTETWGSIISPSSTCGATGFRPTFGRVSRAGGMTLSWSLDKVGPITRSAEDAALVFSFIHGADNKDLSAVSIPFNYQPKGDIKKLKVGYAKNYFDRITDTSRNEWKVLDAYRKMGVELVPIVFPDSGVYNFNVMDIVISAECAAAFDDFTRTGLDDQMTWQNKFDWPNSFRVSRLIPAVEYINANRHRYLLMQQVNAALKDIDVLICPTRGSGSQSAITNLTGHPAICMPTGFDKRFNTPTSITLLGKLYGEAAMLTAAKALQQATSWDDVHPPMFQ, from the coding sequence ATGAGAAAACTACTATGCTTATTTGTATTGTGCGCAACAACCGCTCAGCTACAGGCTCAGGACACGATTCGTAAATCGGAGATTCCTGTTGTTGCGAAGTTTGCCGACCTCAGCTTTACGCAACAGGAAATCGACTCTATGTTTGATGGCGTAAAAGAGAATGTATTTGAGATTCGGAAGATGCACAAATACCCGCTCAATAATAGCACGCCCATGAGCATGTGGCAAAGTCCGGTTGTAGCAGGTATGCAATTCGATTTGAAGCAACAACCCATCAATTGGGAAATACCTGCGAACGTATCGCTGCCTGCGAATAGAAATGAATTGGCTTTTTATTCAGTTATGCAATTGGCTTCACTGATCAAGAACAAAAAGATTAGTTCTGTTGAGCTGACTAAGTTCTTCATTGAGCGTATTAGAAAATATGGCGATACCCTGCAGTGTGTGATTTCTGTAACAGAAGAGATTGCCATGCAACAAGCCAAAGAAGCAGATGCACTGATTGCAAAAGGCAAGTACAAGGGCCCGCTGCATGGTATTCCTTATGGCTTGAAAGATTTGTTTGCCGTTAAAGGCACCAAGACTACCTGGGGCGCAGCACCGTATAAAGATCAAATCATTGACGAAGACGCCACTGTGTACAATAAACTGCGCGATGCAGGTGCGGTGTTGGTGGCTAAATTCACTTTAGGTGCTTTGGCCATGGGCGATCGTTGGTATGGTGGCCGCACCAATAACCCATGGAACCTGCGCTACGGTTCATCAGGCTCTTCTGCAGGTTCTGCTTCAGCAACTGTTGCCGGTCTCGTGCCCTTTGCCATCGGTACAGAAACCTGGGGCTCTATCATATCACCATCATCAACTTGTGGTGCAACAGGTTTTCGTCCAACATTTGGTCGCGTGAGCAGAGCAGGTGGCATGACTTTAAGTTGGAGTCTCGACAAAGTGGGTCCCATCACCCGCAGTGCAGAAGATGCAGCTTTGGTGTTTTCGTTTATTCATGGTGCAGATAATAAAGACCTGAGTGCAGTAAGCATACCTTTCAATTATCAGCCTAAAGGCGATATCAAAAAACTGAAAGTAGGCTACGCAAAAAATTATTTCGATCGCATCACCGATACCAGCCGTAATGAATGGAAGGTATTGGATGCTTATCGTAAAATGGGTGTAGAATTGGTTCCTATAGTTTTTCCGGATAGTGGTGTGTACAATTTCAATGTGATGGATATTGTGATCAGCGCTGAATGTGCTGCCGCTTTTGATGATTTTACCAGAACCGGTTTGGATGATCAAATGACCTGGCAGAACAAATTCGATTGGCCAAATAGTTTTCGTGTATCCCGACTGATTCCTGCTGTGGAATACATCAATGCCAACCGTCACCGCTATTTACTCATGCAACAAGTAAATGCTGCTTTGAAAGATATTGATGTGCTGATTTGTCCTACACGCGGAAGTGGTAGCCAAAGTGCCATCACCAATCTTACTGGTCATCCGGCTATTTGTATGCCAACGGGTTTTGATAAGCGTTTCAACACGCCTACTAGCATTACGCTTTTGGGTAAATTATATGGAGAAGCAGCAATGCTGACTGCAGCGAAAGCTTTACAACAAGCAACTTCGTGGGATGATGTACATCCACCGATGTTTCAATAA
- a CDS encoding esterase-like activity of phytase family protein, whose amino-acid sequence MKRICFSILLTASLLLAKAQSPFSMRYKGMFVLPYNTNVQQTLVGGLSGIDYDAKQDLYYLICDDRSAINPARFYTASIKLSNKGIDTVLIKDVFFLKDAAGQNFPNNKQDKFNVPDPEAMRIAHKDNLLVWSSEGERTVNVRDTILSDPAIYVVDRQGGYKSKIALPDNLRMRVTEAGPRQNGVLEGMSFHPNGHHLFVSLEEPRYEDGPRADLRDTTAYVRFYDINWATKKFQGEYAYQLDPVATIPTPANAFRVNGIPDIFSLGNGQFLVIERSFSTGRVQCTIKVFLADFSKATDIRNITSLSANSQFTPATKKLLLNMDSLGVFIDNIEGVCWGPKLPNGKRSLIFVADNNFSPLQQTQFFLFEVD is encoded by the coding sequence TTGAAAAGAATTTGTTTCAGCATATTGTTGACTGCGTCTTTGCTTCTGGCGAAGGCGCAGTCGCCTTTTAGCATGCGCTATAAGGGTATGTTTGTATTGCCTTACAATACCAATGTGCAGCAGACATTGGTGGGCGGCCTATCTGGTATTGATTACGATGCCAAACAAGATCTGTATTATTTGATTTGTGACGACAGAAGTGCTATCAATCCTGCACGATTTTATACGGCCTCTATCAAACTCAGTAACAAAGGCATTGATACTGTTTTGATCAAAGATGTTTTCTTTCTGAAAGATGCGGCTGGACAAAACTTCCCCAATAACAAGCAGGACAAATTCAACGTGCCTGATCCGGAAGCGATGCGTATTGCGCACAAAGACAATCTACTGGTGTGGAGCAGTGAGGGTGAACGAACTGTGAATGTAAGAGATACCATTCTGTCTGATCCTGCGATTTATGTGGTGGATCGGCAAGGTGGTTATAAAAGCAAGATTGCTCTGCCGGATAATTTACGCATGCGTGTTACTGAAGCTGGTCCTAGACAAAACGGTGTGTTAGAGGGTATGAGTTTTCATCCCAATGGACATCATTTATTCGTGAGTTTGGAAGAGCCGAGATATGAAGACGGTCCGCGAGCTGATCTGCGCGATACTACTGCCTATGTGCGTTTTTACGATATCAACTGGGCAACCAAAAAGTTCCAGGGAGAGTATGCCTATCAACTTGATCCCGTAGCAACTATTCCTACACCAGCCAATGCGTTTCGCGTTAACGGCATACCAGATATCTTTTCCTTAGGTAACGGACAGTTTCTGGTGATTGAACGTTCATTTTCTACCGGTCGTGTACAATGTACGATCAAAGTATTTCTGGCTGATTTCAGTAAGGCCACAGATATCCGTAACATAACATCTTTATCAGCAAACAGTCAATTCACACCAGCAACGAAAAAGTTGTTGTTGAATATGGATAGTCTGGGCGTATTTATAGACAATATTGAAGGTGTTTGCTGGGGTCCCAAACTACCCAATGGAAAACGCAGTTTGATTTTTGTAGCGGATAATAATTTCTCCCCCTTACAGCAGACACAGTTTTTTTTGTTTGAAGTGGATTGA